CAACGGGACGCATTGCCGATTGCGCCACGATGATACTGCGAATACGCGAAACGCGCGTCGGCGTGCAATATTCGATGGATTCTCGCTTGCTCACCCGCTTTCCCACCTGCCGAGCCCCCAACGTTCACATTCCACCACTGCGTCGACAACGATTGTCGTGCGCGGCCCCTCGATTCCAGACTCGCAAGAACGTACAAGCCGGCGGCGGCCATATCCGCTATCCTGCACGGCCAGTGGTAATTGCAGGAGTTTTCGTGTCTGGAATGTCTTCTTCGGCTGCGGCGTCGCAGCAGTCCGATGTCAAACTCGAAGTGGCGCGCGGCATGCGCGCTTCGTTGCCGGTGATGCTCGGTTTTGTCCCCTTCGCGATGGTGCTCGGCGCGCAGGCGACCCAAAAGGGGATGCCCGCGTTTCTGGTGCCCCTCATGACGGGCCTCAACTTCGCCGGTGGTTCGGAATTCACCGCCGTGCGCCTGTGGACGTCTCCGCCGCATCTCGCCCTGATCGTGGCGATGTCGTGCCTCGTCAATGCGCGTCACATCCTCATGGGCGCGGCGTTCGCGCCGCTCATGCGTCATGTGCCGCTGCGCCGTGCGCTCGCATCGCTCTTTCTCATGTGCGACGAGAGTTGGGCGATGGCGTTGACCGATGCGAAGGTGCGTCATGCGGACCGCATCAGTCTGCCGTACTATCTCGGCGTGGCCGTCAATCTTTGGCTCGCGTGGATCGCCTTCACGGCGCTTGGCGCGGTGCTCGGTCCCGTGCTCGGCGACATCGAGCAATACGGCTTCGACATGGCCTTCACCGCCGTGTTTCTCGTCCTGCTCAAGGGCATGTGGCGCGGATGGCGCAAGTGTCTGCCGTGGCTCGTGAGCCTCGTGGCCGCAGCGCTTGCATATCTCTATGTGCCCGGCGCCTGGTATGTCGCCGCGGGTGCGTGCGCGGGCCTCGTCGCCGCGATTCTGATGGAGCCGCGCGATGCCGCTTGATGCCACGCTCCTGCTGCCCATTGCGACCGTCGCCCTGATGGCCGCCACGACCTATGTCACACGTATCGTCGGCTTCCTCGTGCTGCGCGATCGCGCGCTCGGCCCGCGAGTGCGCTCGGTGATGGAGAGCCTGCCCGGCTGCGTGCTGATCTCCGTGATCGCGCCGTCGTTCGTCGCCGAGCGTCCCGCCGACCTGATCGCGCTGGCCGTGACACTATTCGCCGCCACGCGTTTCTCGCTGTTGCCCACGGTCGTGATCAGCATCGCCGCCACCGGCGCACTGCGGTACTTCGTCGGCTGAACCCGCGCAAGTCGACGGAATGACGGAATGACGGGATGATGGGATGAAAAAAACCCCGCCAACGTCGGCGGGGTTCAAGAAGCGCCCGGTAGTACAGAGCAGGGCCGGGCACTCGGGGGGAAGTCTTTGCCTCGACGCGTGTGCGCGTCAGTGCGCCCCGGCTGCGGCGTCGCCGCCACCGCCGCCCTTGATCGGCCGCGTGATCCAGACCATCGCGATCATCAGCACGAAGAGCAGCGCCGAAATCCAGAAGATGTCGTTGGCGCCGAGCATCGCCGATTGCTGTGTGACGATGCGATCGAGGTAGCCATGGGCCTGCGACGTGGACATGCCCAACTGGTTGAGCGATTCCACCGAAGCGTTGAACGGCTGATCGTACGGCGTCAGATGCTCGGTCAACTGTGCGTGGTGCAGCGTGATCCGGTTGTCCCACACGGTTGTCGCGATGGACGTGCCCACCGCGCCGCACGTGATACGCACGAAATTCGACAGCCCCGCGGCCGCCGGGATGCGGCTCGGCGGCAGCCCCGACAGGATGATGGCCGTGAGCGGGATGAAGAACATCGACATCGGCACGCCCTGCAGGAACGTCGGAATCATCAGCGTGCGCGTATCGACCAGCGTGTTGAAGTGCGAGCGCATCAGGAACACGAGCGCGAACAGCAGGAACGAGACGGTCACCACCCAGCGCGCGTCGAGCTTTGGCAGGAACTTGCCGATCACCGGCGACAGGATGATCGCGAACAGCCCCACGGGCGCCATCACGAGACCGGCCTCGGTTGCCGTGTATCCGAGATAGATCTGCAACCATTGCGGCAGAATCACCAGATTCCCGAAGAACAGCCCGTAGCCGACCGAGATGGCGACCACGCCGCCCGTGAAGTTGATCCGCTTGAACAGCGTCAGATCGACCACCGGATGCTTCTCGGTGATCTCCCAGACCACGAAGAAGCAGAAGGAGACGAGCGACACGAGCGCGAGCATCACGATGGTCGACGAGTTGAACCAGTCGAGTTCCTTACCCTTGTCGAGCATGACCTGCAGCGAACCGACCCACACCACGAGCAGCGCGAGTCCGATCGTGTCGATGGGCTTGCGATGCGTTGGCGTTTCGCGCTTGGCGTAGATCATCCATGTGACGTACGCGGCCGCGATACCGACTGGAATGTTGATGTAGAAGATCCAGGGCCAGCGATAGTTGTCGGAGATCCAGCCGCCCAGAATCGGCCCCATCACCGGGGCGACGAGTGTCGTCATCCCCCAGAGTGCCAGCGCCATCGAACTCTTCGCGGGCGGATAGCTCGAGAGCAGCAGCGATTGCGAGAGCGGAATCATCGGGCCGGCCACCGCGCCCTGGAGCAC
The Pandoraea pulmonicola DNA segment above includes these coding regions:
- a CDS encoding AzlC family ABC transporter permease yields the protein MSGMSSSAAASQQSDVKLEVARGMRASLPVMLGFVPFAMVLGAQATQKGMPAFLVPLMTGLNFAGGSEFTAVRLWTSPPHLALIVAMSCLVNARHILMGAAFAPLMRHVPLRRALASLFLMCDESWAMALTDAKVRHADRISLPYYLGVAVNLWLAWIAFTALGAVLGPVLGDIEQYGFDMAFTAVFLVLLKGMWRGWRKCLPWLVSLVAAALAYLYVPGAWYVAAGACAGLVAAILMEPRDAA
- a CDS encoding AzlD family protein → MPLDATLLLPIATVALMAATTYVTRIVGFLVLRDRALGPRVRSVMESLPGCVLISVIAPSFVAERPADLIALAVTLFAATRFSLLPTVVISIAATGALRYFVG
- a CDS encoding DHA2 family efflux MFS transporter permease subunit, producing MATQNAPGPLSGGQLVLGTIALSLATFMNVLDTSIANVSIPAISGDLGVSSSQGTWVITSFAVANAISVPLTGWLTERFGAVRLFVTSILLFVLASWLCGMAPTLEFLLAARVLQGAVAGPMIPLSQSLLLSSYPPAKSSMALALWGMTTLVAPVMGPILGGWISDNYRWPWIFYINIPVGIAAAYVTWMIYAKRETPTHRKPIDTIGLALLVVWVGSLQVMLDKGKELDWFNSSTIVMLALVSLVSFCFFVVWEITEKHPVVDLTLFKRINFTGGVVAISVGYGLFFGNLVILPQWLQIYLGYTATEAGLVMAPVGLFAIILSPVIGKFLPKLDARWVVTVSFLLFALVFLMRSHFNTLVDTRTLMIPTFLQGVPMSMFFIPLTAIILSGLPPSRIPAAAGLSNFVRITCGAVGTSIATTVWDNRITLHHAQLTEHLTPYDQPFNASVESLNQLGMSTSQAHGYLDRIVTQQSAMLGANDIFWISALLFVLMIAMVWITRPIKGGGGGDAAAGAH